Proteins from a genomic interval of Vanacampus margaritifer isolate UIUO_Vmar chromosome 4, RoL_Vmar_1.0, whole genome shotgun sequence:
- the dmxl2 gene encoding dmX-like protein 2 isoform X6, whose protein sequence is MHLHQVLTGAVNPGDCCYSVGSVNDVPFTAYGSGCDVVILASDFECVQIIPGAQNGNIQVGCVECSHQLGRIAASYGNTVCIFEPLITNPNKRHKQLNYQWQKTGQFFLDAITYNLAWDPQGNRILAATERLQLWAPPLADALIEEEDGQASEDKLHPVLNDWNCVWQCKTAASVHVAKWSSDGEYFATIGKDDCLLKVWYPTTGWRSAVVVQDPSDKKPPAVHFSFVYLAHPRSITGMSWRKTSKYMPKGSVCNVLLTSCEDGVCRLWSETLLPEDSLLGGQISENTHSFSSSLPGLAGNKDKIQHALESIHHLKHLRRGRRRSSALVAHSDLLPSQLGTQDAHTHRHIAHHANALCHFHISASINPSTDIPSMLADSALFNADDGSGTGGFVVHWLNNKDLSFTCSMDLFMLQLRKFSEQQLDHATEDPLDPEGSPLKFDFDLDEMSDKASSELGEEGEPGEQGSTKASSPGSSSSLPLPSMLLERRMESLTTEWNKSPDMLFTIHPTDGSFLVWHVKYLDEFNQGIFRQVQVSFSSRIPVAFPTGDANSLSKNILMYACTLTERESFRAGEQGIMVQHVAHSASALAGLGAPALASSSIPNPGTSPAVMMVSKHVDGSLNQWAVTFAERSAFSNVLTVSHKFRYCGHRFHLNDQACHTVLPLLLTSSHHNALLTPPSAPGSMDGEQPPTFPLPKGLPRKQLRNAATRTFHDPNAIYSELILWRVDHIGPLSCTGGVSELARINSLHTSAFSNVAWLPSLVPSSVLGTYCNSASACFVASDGKNLRLYQAVVDARKLLDELSDPETSKLVGEVFNIVSQQSTARPGCIIELDVITNQCGANTQLLHVFQEDFILGYKPQKEPDAHATAFPSGEEYHPPPFSEKFFLVVIEKDLNRNSVLQMWHLHLQSVQACVDDLNQDSTFPSQLMVPNQVVNPDSSPETSPIRPLPRSASTVNLQSASKLILSSKLVYSKRMDLPHGVEVTRATPSAGHLSSSSIYPVCLAPYLIVTTCSDSRVRFWRCAVEGDHVDSDDDQDKRMYRWEPWALMNEEEDNNSAVFVSGRPVAVSCSYIGRLAVAFKQPRQGQISGKEFSMHVSIYECESTGGSEWVLEQTLHLEEFNRPSSTLDPRVSVDSNLFVYSRSDLYMSRDHNSPNIKHYVHLDWLSKEDGSHILTVGVGSNILMYGRISGMVNEQTSSKEGVAVITLPLGGSIKQGIRSRWILLRTVDLLSSVDGTPSLPVSLSWVRDGILVVGMDCEMHVYAQWHQDKKPGEGEESNLSSADIAGGQTTASSSVFEGRARSKSVFEGSAAVDEALRIPAGLQEGGLFEAAHSLSPTLPQYHPTQLLELMDLGKVRRAKAILAHLVKCIAGEVAVVRDVEAGEGGARRHLSRTISVTGSTAKDTIVAGRDGGRDYTEINSIPPLPLYALMIADEDTSFKGVEETVKGPKVTNGEAGHMSAEDQYADLFQVPTVTTDDFVNFATDKPEKKSRVINLSQYGPAYFGPEHAQVLSSHLMHSSLPGLTRLEQMFLVALADTVATTSAEVTSSTDQKYTGGEALDECGLRYLLAMRLHTCLLTSLPPLYRMQLLHQGLSTCHFAWAFHSEAEEELLNMIPAMQRGDPQWSELRAVGVGWWIRNINTLRKMVEKLGKTAFQRHNDPLDAALFYLAMKKKAVLWGLFRSQHDEKMTQFFKNNFSEDRWRKAALKNAFSLLGKQRFEQSAAFFLLAGSLKDAIEVLMEKMEDLQLAMIVARLYEADFENSSTCQGLLYEKVLGCDRDGSHYHCSRLHPDPFLRSIAYWIMKDYTLALDTLLERIPKDDDDNPDVMVKSCNPVVFSFYNYLRTHPLIIRRHFASSEGTATTVGLTAEKSSADEINLIERKLFFTTANAHFKVGCPVLALEVLSKIPKVTKKSGSSPLSKASSKANVNSSQPLEQNTGIDWASPAPPAWGGNEGAGGMDWSQPIGNLKDDDLKLDWGDDKDDDEDDDEDCLTMKKLETEIKVEGNSDSKLQRDDPQGESEVDVIAEQLKFRACLKILMTELRTLATGFELDGGKLRFQLYSWLEKEIAAMHNICNYKVEGKEQESEAEHWAERAASVDISDDMLERTDAGAYERHQMERRRLQAKQQHSERRKAWLRKNQALLRVFLSYCSLHGAKGGGVTSVRMELLFLLQESQQEITVKQLQSPLPLPTTLPLLSACIAPTKTVIANPVLHLSNHIHDILHTVTLMEAPPHPDVIDDRVSALHTLAASLSACIYQALCDSHSYSQTEANQFTGMVYQGLLLSERKRLRTESIEEHITPNSAPAQWPGVSSLISLLTSAREEDQPRLNVLLCEAVMAVYLALLIHGLGTHNSNELFRLAAHPLNNRMWAAVFGGGAKVIIKPKRPEAPPVVPPQPPAEDGDRYRRRFNMRMLVPGRPVKETPAAPPPLPAERPTYREKFIPPELSMWDYFVAKPFLPLSDSNALCDSDESGAEDDEDDDDAFLSDTQMTEHSDPNSYSWALIRLVMVKLFHHSIKNFLPITGLDFADLPVTSPFTNAVLKTLENWEHILLETMNKFDGPPPNYINTYPTDLSAGGGPAILRHKAMLEPDNTPFKTKNHQSFPARRLWHFLVKQEVLQESLIRYIFTKKRKQSESVDNHMDHVRPNCVAGASGLNKVEADLGYPGGKAKIIHKESDIIMAFAINKANSNEIVLASTHDVQEVDVSTLVAVQPYAWIGEDFDKESRSSDDIDYKSSQTNIAQASSGPFAPPQIAVSASMPWLGSGQTSMGASVIMKRNLNNVKRMTSHPIYQYYMTGAQDGSVRMFEWNRPQQLICFRQAGNARVTRLYFNSQGNKCGVADGEGFLSLWQVNQTSSNPKPYLSWQCHTKTCGDFAFITSSSLIATAGQSNDNRNVCLWDTLISPSNTMVHAFPCHENGATVLQYAPKQQLLITGGRKGFVCVFDIRQRQLLHTFQAHDSAIKALALDTFEDFFVTGSAEGNMKVWKLAGQGLMHSFGSEHAKQSIFRNIGAGVMQVETRPGNRIFTCGADGTLKMRVLPDRYNIPSSLIDVL, encoded by the exons ATGCATCTACATCAAGTACTGACGGGAGCGGTGAACCCGGGGGATTGCTGCTATTCGGTGGGGAGCGTGAATGACGTTCCGTTCACG GCCTATGGCTCAGGTTGCGATGTCGTGATCTTGGCTAGTGACTTCGAGTGTGTGCAGATAATCCCAGGAGCTCAGAATGGGAACATTCAGGTGGGCTGTGTGGAATGCTCCCATCAGCTTGGCAGG ATTGCTGCCTCTTACGGAAACACAGTCTGCATCTTTGAACCTCTCATTACCAACCCAAACAAACGCCACAAG CAGCTTAACTATCAGTGGCAAAAGACAGGGCAGTTCTTCCTTGATGCCATCACCTACAACCTGGCGTGGGACCCACAGG GGAATCGTATCCTAGCAGCAACCGAGCGGCTCCAGCTGTGGGCTCCACCGCTGGCAGATGCCCTAATTGAGGAGGAGGATGGCCAGGCATCTGAGGACAAGCTCCATCCCGTTCTTAATGACTGGAACTGTGTCTGGCAGTGCAA GACTGCTGCATCTGTTCACGTTGCCAAGTGGTCCTCTGATGGAGAGTACTTTGCAACAATTGGGAAG GATGACTGTTTACTCAAAGTGTGGTATCCCACCACGGGCTGGCGTTCTGCAGTGGTGGTCCAGGACCCCTCAGATAAGAAACCGCCCGCTGTTCACTTCTCTTTTGTTTACCTGGCCCACCCCCGCTCGATCACTGGTATGTCCTGGAGGAAGACTAGCAAGTACATGCCAAA GGGTTCAGTGTGCAATGTTTTGCTGACATCTTGTGAGGATGGCGTGTGCAGGCTGTGGTCTGAGACCCTGCTTCCAGAAGACAGCTTGCTTGGGGGGCAAATATCTGAAAACACGCATTCTTTTAGCTCCAGCCTGCCAGGCTTGGCAGGCAATAAGGACAAGATTCAGCACGCTTTGGAG TCTATTCATCACCTGAAGCATCTGCGTCGGGGAAGGCGACGATCATCTGCTTTGGTAGCTCACAGTGATCTGCTCCCCTCTCAGCTTGGCACACAGGATGCACACACTCACCGCCACATTGCGCATCATGCCAACGCATTGTGTCACTTCCACATCTCAGCCAGTATTAATCCCAGCACAG ACATCCCATCGATGCTGGCAGACTCTGCACTCTTCAACGCAGATGATGGCAGCGGGACAGGAGGATTTGTGGTTCATTGGCTCAACAATAAAGACCTAAGCTTCACCTGCTCGATGGATCTTTTTATGCTGCAGCTGCGCAAGTTCTCTGAACAGCAGCTAGACCATGCAACAGAAGACCCCCTGGACCCCGAAGGATCCCCTTTGAAGTTTGACTTTG ACCTGGATGAGATGTCTGACAAAGCCTCATCTGAGCTTGGAGAGGAGGGTGAGCCGGGGGAGCAGGGAAGCACAAAAGCATCCTCCCCAGGATCCAGCTCCAGCTTGCCTTTGCCCTCAATGCTGCTGGAGAGGAGGATGGAGAGTCTAACCACAGAGTGGAATAAGAGTCCTGACATGCTGTTCACCATCCACCCAACTGACGGCTCGTTTCTTGTTTGGCATGTCAAGTACTTGGATGAATTTAACCAAGGCATCTTCAGGCAGGTTCAG GTGTCCTTTTCCTCCCGTATCCCAGTGGCATTTCCTACAGGCGATGCCAATTCGCTGAGTAAAAACATCCTGATGTATGCCTGTACTTTGACCGAGAGGGAGAGTTTCAGGGCAGGGGAGCAGGGAATAATGGTTCAACATGTCGCTCACTCCGCCTCAGCCTTGGCTGGCCTCGGTGCACCTGCCTTAGCCTCTTCTTCTATTCCCAATCCTGGCACCAGTCCTGCTGTCATGATGGTCTCCAAGCATGTTGATGGATCTCTTAAccag TGGGCTGTGACATTCGCCGAGCGCTCTGCATTCTCCAATGTATTGACCGTGTCCCACAAATTTCGCTATTGTGGCCACCGTTTCCATCTGAATGACCAAGCCTGCCATACAGTGCTGCCACTGCTGCTCACATCCTCACACCATAATGCACTGCTTACACCTCCCTCGGCTCCCGGTAGCATGGATGGCGAACAACCTCCCACCTTTCCACTTCCAAAGGGACTTCCAAG GAAGCAGCTTCGCAATGCAGCAACAAGGACCTTCCACGACCCCAATGCCATCTACAGTGAACTCATCTTGTGGAGAGTGGATCACATTGGACCCCTCTCATGCACTGGAGGAGTCTCTGAACTGGCCCGGATCAACTCTCTGCACACCTCTGCTTTCAGCAATGTTGCGTGGCTACCTTCACTTGTCCCCAGCTCCGTGCTCG GAACATACTGTAATAGTGCCAGTGCCTGCTTTGTGGCATCAGATGGTAAGAACCTTCGTCTGTATCAAGCTGTCGTCGATGCCAGAAAGCTACTAGACGAACTGTCAGATCCGGAAACATCT AAACTAGTTGGTGAAGTTTTCAACATCGTCAGTCAGCAGTCCACCGCCAGACCTGGCTGTATCATAGAGCTCGATGTCATTACAAACCAG TGTGGTGCCAACACCCAGCTGCTGCATGTCTTCCAAGAGGACTTCATTTTAGGTTATAAACCTCAAAAGGAACCAGACGCACACGCGACTGCTTTTCCATCTGGTGAAG AGTACCACCCTCCCCCTTTTTCGGAGAAGTTTTTCCTGGTGGTGATAGAAAAGGATCTCAACAGGAACTCAGTGCTGCAAATGTGGCACCTGCACCTCCAGTCTGTCCAGGCCTGTGTTG ATGATCTGAACCAAGATTCTACCTTCCCGAGCCAGCTGATGGTTCCCAATCAAGTGGTGAACCCTGACTCATCTCCAGAGACCTCCCCTATCAGGCCTCTTCCCCGCTCAGCCTCCACGGTCAACTTGCAGTCGGCCAGCAAACTCATCCTTAGTTCCAAATTGGTGTACAGCAAGCGAATGGACTTGCCCCACGGGGTCGAGGTTACCCGAGCCACGCCGTCTGCTG GCCATCTCAGTTCCTCTTCCATCTACCCTGTGTGCCTGGCTCCTTATCTGATCGTGACTACCTGCTCTGACTCTCGGGTGCGGTTCTGGCGTTGTGCCGTAGAGGGTGATCATGTAGATAGTGACGATGACCAGGACAAGCGGATGTACCGCTGGGAGCCATGGGCTCTAATGAACGAGGAGGAAGACAACAACAGCGCCGTGTTTGTGTCGGGGCGGCCTGTTGCCGTGTCATGCTCCTACATTGGGAGACTGGCCGTGGCCTTTAAGCAGCCACGTCAAGGACAG aTTTCTGGAAAAGAGTTCTCCATGCACGTGTCTATTTATGAGTGTGAATCAACTGGTGGTTCCGAATGGGTTTTGGAGCAAACTCTCCATTTGGAAGAATTTAACAGACCATCATCAACCTTGGACCCGAGAGTCAGCGTGGACTCCAACCTCTTTGTTTACAGCAG ATCGGACCTTTACATGAGCCGAGACCACAACTCACCCAACATCAAGCATTACGTCCATCTGGATTGGTTGTCAAAAGAAGATGGCTCTCACATCCTCACTGTGGGGGTTGGATCCAACATTCTCATGTACGGCCGAATCTCTGGCATGGTCAATGAGCAAACAAGCAGCAAAGAGGGTGTGGCTGTCATCACCCTTCCTCTAGGGGGCAGTATCAAACAGGGGATCCGCTCTCGATGGATCCTACTAAGGACCGTGGACCTGCTGTCCTCTGTGGATGGCACTCCTTCTCTGCCAGTCTCACTCTCTTGGGTGAGGGATGGCATTTTGGTGGTGGGCATGGATTGTGAGATGCACGTATATGCCCAATGGCACCAGGATAAGAAGCCCGGTGAGGGAGAAGAGAGCAACCTGTCATCTGCGGACATTGCTGGAGGTCAAACCACAGCTTCTTCCTCAGTCTTTGAAGGGAGAGCCAGGTCGAAGAGTGTGTTTGAAGGGAGCGCCGCAGTAGATGAGGCCCTACGTATCCCGGCTGGACTTCAAGAGGGTGGACTTTTTGAGGCAGCTCACTCTTTGTCCCCAACCCTACCCCAGTATCATCCCACCCAGCTGCTTGAGCTCATGGATTTGGGAAAGGTTCGCCGTGCCAAG GCCATTCTTGCTCATTTGGTGAAGTGTATTGCTGGGGAGGTGGCTGTTGTGCGAGATGTGGAGGCAGGTGAGGGCGGAGCCAGGAGACATCTGTCCCGGACCATCAGTGTGACCGGCAGCACTGCAAAAGACACCATTGTGGCCGGTCGTGACGGAGGGCGGGATTACACCGAAATCAACTCCATCCCTCCGCTGCCTCTTTACGCGCTCATGATAGCTGACGAAGATACTTCCTTCAAGGGGGTAGAAGAAACGGTCAAAGGACCCAAAGTGACCAACGGTGAGGCAGGGCACATGTCTGCCGAGGACCAGTACGCTGACCTCTTCCAG GTGCCAACAGTCACCACGGATGACTTTGTGAACTTTGCCACTGACAAACCAGAGAAGAAGTCTCGCGTTATCAACCTCTCGCAATATGGTCCTGCCTACTTTGGACCGGAGCATGCACAG GTGTTGTCCAGTCACCTCATGCACTCCAGCCTTCCTGGACTAACCCGACTTGAGCAAATGTTCTTGGTGGCCCTGGCTGACACGGTGGCAACCACAAGTGCTGAGGTCACCAGCTCAACTGACCAAAAATACACAG GAGGTGAAGCGCTGGATGAATGTGGACTGAGATACCTGCTGGCCATGCGTCTTCATACTTGCCTGCTCACCTCTCTGCCCCCACTTTACCGCATGCAGCTTCTTcaccaag GCCTGTCAACATGCCATTTTGCCTGGGCCTTTCACTCTGAGGCAGAGGAGGAGTTGCTGAATATGATTCCGGCCATGCAGAGAGGTGACCCCCAGTGGTCTGAGCTGCGAGCTGTCGGTGTTGGTTGGTGGATACGCAACATCAACACCTTGAGGAAAATGGTGGAGAAG TTAGGCAAAACTGCATTCCAGAGGCACAATGACCCCTTAGACGCTGCTCTCTTCTACCTGGCCATGAAGAAAAAGGCTGTCCTGTGGGGGCTCTTCAG ATCCCAACATGACGAGAAGATGACGCAGTTCTTCAAGAATAATTTCAGTGAAGACCGTTGGCGAAAGGCAGCTCTCAAAAATGCTTTCTCTCTACTTGGAAAGCAACGATTTGAACAGTCGGCCGCCTTCTTCTTGCTGGCTGGATCACTCAAAGACGCGATCGAG GTGTTGATGGAGAAGATGGAGGATCTCCAGTTAGCTATGATAGTCGCTCGGCTATACGAAGCGGACTTTGAGAATTCATCCACCTGCCAAGGTCTCCTTTATGAGAAGGTCCTTGGATGTGACAGGGACGGAAGTCATTACCACTGTTCTAGACTTCACCCTGACCCCTTCCTGCGCAGCATAGCATACTGGATAATGAAGGATTACACCCTAGCCCTGGACACACTCTTAGAGCGCATCCccaaagatgatgatgataaccCTG ATGTGATGGTCAAATCTTGCAACCCCGTGGTGTTCAGTTTCTACAACTATTTAAGAACCCACCCGCTCATCATCCGGCGGCACTTTGCGAGTTCAGAGGGTACGGCGACCACAGTGGGTCTCACTGCAGAAAAGAGTAGTGCTGATGAGATCAACCTCATAGAGCGCAAATTGTTCTTCACCACTGCAAATGCACATTTCAAG GTGGGCTGCCCAGTTTTGGCCCTGGAGGTACTCTCCAAAATTCCCAAAGTAACCAAGAAATCAGGCTCCTCTCCCCTCAGCAAGGCTTCATCCAAGGCCAATGTAAACTCAAGCCAGCCACTGGAACAGAACACGGGTATAGACTGGGCTTCACCTGCTCCCCCCGCATGGGGAGGAAATGAAGGTGCGGGTGGGATGGACTGGAGCCAGCCCATAGGCAACTTGAAGGACGATGATCTTAAGCTTGACTGGGGGGATGACAAGGACGATGATGAAGACGACGATGAGGATTGTCTGACTATGAAGAAACTTGAAACGGAAATAAAAGTGGAGGGAAATTCTGATTCAAAGCTGCAAAGAGATGACCCACAG ggTGAGTCTGAGGTGGATGTGATAGCCGAGCAGCTAAAGTTCCGTGCCTGCCTAAAAATCCTAATGACAGAGCTGCGGACACTAGCCACGGGCTTCGAGTTAGATGGAGGCAAACTTCGTTTTCAGCTCTACAGTTGGCTCGAGAAGGAGATTGCAGCCATGCATAACATCTGCAACTACAAG GTAGAAGGCAAGGAGCAAGAGTCAGAGGCAGAGCACTGGGCGGAACGAGCAGCATCAGTGGACATCTCGGATGACATGTTGGAGAGAACGGACGCTGGTGCCTATGAGCGTCACCAAATGGAGCGGCGGCGCTTACAAGCTAAGCAGCAGCATTCGGAGAGGCGCAAGGCTTGGCTGAGGAAGAACCAGGCCCTGCTCAGGGTCTTCCTCTCTTACTGCAGCCTCCATGGAGCCAAAGGAGGAGGAGTCACCTCTGTACGCATGGAGCTCTTGTTCCTACTGCAAGAGAGCCAGCAG GAGATCACAGTGAAGCAGCTGCAATCTCCCCTCCCTCTCCCAACCACCTTGCCTCTGCTCTCAGCCTGCATTGCCCCCACCAAAACGGTCATAGCTAATCCTGTGCTTCATCTCAGCAACCACATTCACGATATCCTGCACACCGTTACCCTCATGGAGGCTCCGCCGCATCCAGATGTCATAGATGACCGG GTAAGTGCCCTGCATACACTGGCAGCGTCTCTGTCTGCTTGCATCTATCAGGCGCTGTGTGACAGCCACAGTTACAG CCAGACAGAGGCCAACCAGTTTACTGGAATGGTGTACCAGGGCTTGTTGCTCAGTGAGAGGAAACGACTCCGCACAGAAAGCATAGAGGAGCATATCACTCCAAACTCGGCTCCTGCTCAGTGGCCAG GTGTGTCGTCCCTGATTTCTCTGTTGACGTCTGCCCGGGAGGAGGACCAGCCAAGACTTAACGTGCTGCTGTGCGAGGCAGTCATGGCTGTTTATCTAGCCTTGCTCATCCATGGCTTGGGCACTCACAACAGCAATGAACTCTTCCGCCTTGCCGCACATCCTCTCAACAACCGCATGTGGGCCGCAGTCTTTGGAGGAGGAGCCAAAGTCATAATAAAGCCAAAGAGGCCCGAGGCCCCACCAG TGGTTCCCCCTCAGCCCCCAGCTGAGGATGGGGACCGATACAGGCGCAGATTTAATATGAGGATGCTTGTGCCTGGTCGCCCTGTGAAGGAGACACCAGCCGCCCCACCACCGCTGCCCGCAGAAAGACCCACTTACAGGGAGAAATTTATTCCCCCAGAGCTGAGCATGTGGGACTATTTTGTGGCTAAA CCCTTCCTTCCGTTGTCAGACAGCAATGCTTTGTGTGACTCGGATGAAAGTGGAGctgaggatgatgaagatgatgatgacgctttcctttcggacacacaAATGACTGAGCACTCTGACCCCAACTCCTACAG CTGGGCTCTGATCCGCTTGGTCATGGTGAAACTGTTTCATCACAGTATTAAGAACTTCCTCCCTATCACTGGGCTTGACTTTGCAG ACTTGCCAGTCACTTCACCTTTCACAAACGCTGTGTTGAAGACCCTTGAGAACTGGGAACATATTTTATTGGAGACCATGAATAAATTTGACGGTCCGCCCCCCAACTACATTAACACTTACCCTACTGACCTCAGCGCCGGGGGCGGTCCTGCCATACTGCGACACAAGGCCATGCTAGAACCAGACAACACTCCTTTCAA GACAAAAAATCATCAGTCCTTTCCAGCTCGCCGCTTGTGGCATTTCCTGGTCAAACAGGAAGTTCTTCAGGAGTCCTTAATTCGTTACATCTTCACCAAGAAAAGGAAGCAGAGCGAG TCTGTAGACAACCATATGGACCATGTAAGGCCAAACTGCGTAGCTGGAGCTAGCGGTCTCAACAAG GTGGAGGCAGATCTGGGATATCCAGGAGGCAAAGCAAAAATCATTCACAAGGAGTCTGACATCATCATGGCATTTGCAATCAACAAG GCTAACTCAAATGAAATAGTGCTGGCCTCCACCCATGACGTCCAGGAAGTTGACGTATCAACGCTGGTGGCTGTTCAACCCTACGCTTGGATCGGAGAGGACTTTGATAAGGAGTCACGCAG CTCTGATGACATCGACTACAAATCATCTCAGACCAACATTGCCCAGGCCAGTTCTGGTCCCTTTGCACCACCACAGATCGCCGTCTCTGCATCCATGCCGTGGCTGGGAAGCGGTCAGACCAGTATGGGAGCAAGCGTG ATCATGAAGAGGAATCTCAATAATGTCAAGAGAATGACGTCCCATCCCATTTATCAGTATT ACATGACAGGAGCCCAGGATGGCAGTGTGAGGATGTTTGAATGGAACAGACCTCAGCAGCTCATCTGCTTCAGACAAGCAGGCAACGCTCGAGTTACTCGACTCTATTTCAACTCCCAGGGCAACAAG TGTGGAGTCGCTGACGGAGAGGGATTCCTCAGTCTGTGGCAAGTTAACCAAACGTCATCCAACCCCAAACCCTACCTG AGTTGGCAGTGCCACACAAAGACTTGTGGCGATTTTGCTTTCATCACATCCTCCAGCCTCATCGCCACAGCCGGGCAGTCCAACGACAACAG AAATGTCTGCCTGTGGGACACTCTGATTTCACCCAGCAATACTATGGTCCACG CCTTCCCATGTCATGAGAACGGGGCCACTGTGCTGCAGTATGCTCCGAAGCAGCAGCTGCTGATCACTGGAGGCCGGAAAGGCTTCGTGTGCGTGTTTGACATCCGGCAGAGACAGCTGCTCCACACTTTCCAAGCCCATGACTCCGCCATCAAGGCACTGGCCCTGGACACCTTCGAGGACTTTTTCGTCACCGGCTCTGCAGAGGGCAACATGAAG